CAATTGCGACCGTGCTCTTCGCTTTCGATGCCAGCCCCAGCCTCGCCTCGATCATGCTTGCGCTCAGTGCAGGCGCAATAATCGGATCGGCGCTTCCTTATGCCGCTGACGACTATTTGCGCCAGCTGAATGCCGTGGGCCATCGCTGGGTGATGGCGGTGCTGGGCATTGCGACTTTTGTCTTTGCACTCGTCGGCATCGGGCATTTTGCGAACTCCGTAGGTCGCCTTGCCTCAGGAGCCGAAGCGAGTGGCGAGCCCTCGATGGTGACCGGGCTGATCGCCAATCCGCTGGCGCTGTGCCTGGCCCTGGGCGCGGTTTTCTACCTCGGGGCCGGCTTCGCGTGGGCGCGCGATCGCTTCGCAGGCAATGACGATGCATAATCAACTCAAGGTCCTGCGCGCGATGCGAAACTGGAGCCAGGCGGAATTGGCCGGACATCTCGATGTCTCGCGCCAGGCGGTGAACGCCATCGAGACGGGCAAGCACGACCCGTCCCTTCCCCTCGCTTTCCGGATCGCCCGGCTGTTTGAAATGCCGATCGAGGAGATTTTCAATGACCAGGCTTGATCGCATCAGCGGCGCGGAATTTTGCGGGACGGTGCAAATCACTTTTCCCTCCACCCAACTCGACTAGAAGGAACGCTTCGTGAAAAATCTGTATCGCAAGCTTGCCACAGGCGTCGCCGTCATTTCCCTCTGCATTGCGCCGGGAGCCATGGCGCAGGAGAACGCCAGAGTCGAAGCCAACGTCGCGGCCGAGACGCCGACCGGGCCGGCCCTGTGGTCCGTGTCGGACGAGGACACCACGATCTACCTGCTCGGCACCGTTCACTTGCTGCGCCCCGAGACAGAGTGGTTCCGGCCATATATCGCCGAGGCGCTGGCCGCATCGGACGAGGTGGTGACAGAGGTGTTCGCCAGCGAAGTCGAGGCCGCAGGTCCTGTGGCGATGCAAAAGGCGATGCTGCCTGAAGGGACGACGCTGCGCAGCCTGATGAACGACGAAGATCGCGCCGAATACGAAGCCACGCTTAACGCGCTCGGCGTGCCGGTGGAAACGTTCGACCCGTTCGAGCCGTGGTTCGTCGCGATCAACCTGCAGATTGCGCCTCTGATGGCGGCCGGTTTCGATCCCATGGCCGGTGTCGAAACCCAGATTGAAGCACGCGCTCCGGCGGCGGCCACTCGCTCTGCGCTGGAGACGGCAGCGTTTCAGATCGACATGTTCGATAGCCTGCCGATGGAATCGCAGCTCGAATATCTCGATTACAACATCGACAATTTCGCTGAATCCGTGACCGGGCTGGATGCGCTGGTCGGGGAGTGGATCAAAGGGGATGACGACGGCGTGAACACGCTGCTGGTGCCCGGCCTCGTCAACGAGACCATCGCCAAGGCTGTCCTGGCTGACCGCAACGCCAATTGGGCGGAGTGGATCGAGGAAAGGCTCGACCGGCCCGGCACGGTCTTCATCGCCGTGGGCGCGGGCCACCTTGTCGGCGGCTCTAGCGTGCAGGCGCAACTGGGCAGCCTCGGATTGACTGCCGAACGGCTTCACTGATGTCGTTTCGCGCCGCCCTTTCCGCCTTGTTGGCAGCCTTGTTGCTGGTCGGGTGCGGCGGGGCGGCGCGCGACGACGAGCGGCTGTCCGGCAGCGACGGTCCGGCCTTGTGGGAGATCCGCAAGGACGGCGCGCTGGAAGGCTGGCTGTTCGGGACGATTCACGCCCTTCCCGACGGGACCAGCTGGCGGACCGACCGCTTCGATGCGGCCTTCGATGCGTCCGACCTGCTGGTGCTCGAAATCACCGAGTACGACAGCAGCTTCGATCGTGACGAAGCCCTGCAACGCCTCGCCATCACGCGCGGCTTACCACTGCCCAGCCAGCGCCTCGATAAGGAAGACCGCCCCGCCCTGCGCAGTGCCTTTGCAGAAGCCGGGCTGGACGAGCGGGAATTCCGCAATGTCGAAAGCTGGGCGATCGCGCTCAGCCTGTCGAGCGCGCTGTCCCGCGCGGACCCGGCGAACGGGATCGACCGCAAGCTTTATGGCGAGGCACGCAATCGCAAGGATTATCCCGTGGTCGCGCTCGAAGGTGCCGAACGCCAGCTCGGCATATTCGACCGCCTGCCGGAAAGCGCGCAGCTCGCCTTGCTGGAAGGTGTGGCGGCTGAAGCGGAGGCGGAAAGCGACGAGGATGGGCGCGTCGAGCATTGGCGCACGGGCGACCTGGCCAAGCTGGAAGGCGAGATCACCTCCGGCTACATGGCACAGCCGGTGCTGCTCGCCGCCTTGCTCAACGACCGCAATCTCGACTGGATGCCGCGCATCGCGACCTTGCTGGAAGCCGGACCCAAGCCTTTCATCGCCGTGGGCGCCGGCCACATGCTGGGCGACAAGGCGCTCGATCGCTTGCTGGCGGAAGCGGGTTACGAGGTGGTGCGCATCCAGTAGGCGGGCGGGCCCGTCACAAGCCTTGCTTTTGCGTCGCATACCGCTATAGCGCGCCGCTTCCCGCCATGGTCATCCCTGGAGGCGTGGTGAGGGAAGCATACCAACAAAGCTTTTCGAAAGGTACGTGACATGAGCGACGCTCTGACCCTGCCGGCCGAGACGCGCGATCGGGCTGGCAAGGGAGCCTCCCGTGCACTGCGTCGCGAAGGCCGTGTCCCCGCCGTGATCTATGGCGGCAAGGAAGATGCAACCACCATCCATCTCGAGGAGAAGGAACTGGTCCGTCAGCTGATGACCGGCCACTTCATGAACTCGATCGTCAACATCGAGGTCGGCGGCAAGCCGGTGCGCACGATCCCCAAGGACGTCGCTCTGCACCCGGTCACCGACCGTCCGATCCACGTGGACTTCCTGCGCCTGGGCAAGGGCGCGAAAATCGTCGTCAACGTGCCGGTCGTCTTCATCAACGAAGAAGCCAGCCCCGGCCTCAAGAAGGGCGGCGTGCTCAACGTGGTCCGTCACGACCTGGAACTCGATTGCGAAGCGGACAAGATCCCCTCGGAAATCGAAATCGACGTCACCGGCAAGGAAGTCGGCGATTCGATCCACATCAGCGAAGTCACCCTGCCGGACGGTGCCACCAGCGCCATCACCGATCGCGACTTCACGATTGCGACCCTCGTCGCCCCGTCCGCGCTCAAGCGCAGCGAGGGTGAAGAAGGCGATGACCAGACCGGCGAAGGCATGGAAGCGGGCGAAACCGCTGCCACCGAGCAGGGTCCGGACGACGACGCTGCCGACGAGCAGGAAGCGAAGAGCGAGTAAGCGCTTCTCGCATCCCCTAAGCCAAGGCGCCGGGCTTCTTCGAAAGAAGCTCGGCGTTTTGCTTTTCGGGGCAGTCTGGCTAGGGGGCAGGCATGCAAATCTGGACCGGCCTCGGCAATCCCGGCGAGAAATACGCCATGCACCGGCACAACGTCGGCTTCATGGTGTGCGATGTGCTGGCGGAAATGCACGGCTTCGGCGCGCTGCAGAAGAAGTTTTCCGGCTGGGCGCAGGAAGGCCGCATCGGCGGCGAGAAGATCCTGCTGCTGAAACCGGCCACCTACATGAACGAAAGCGGCCGCGCGGTTGGTGAGGCGCTGCGTTTCTACAAGCTCGGCCCCGATGCCCTTACCGTCTTCCATGACGAACTCGACCTAGCCCCGTTCAAGGTGAAGGTGAAACAGGGCGGCGGGACGGCGGGTCATAATGGCCTGCGCAGTATCGACCAACATATCGGGCGCAATTTCCGGCGCGTGCGCATCGGCATCGGCCATCCGGGCCACAAGGACCGGGTGACCGGCCATGTTCTCGGCAATTATGCCAAGGCCGAACAGGACGCGCTCGTCCAGATGCTCGGAGCGATCGGGGCGGAAGCGGAATGGCTCGCCCGGGGCGACGATCCGCGTTTCATGAGCGAGATCGCGCTCAGGATGCAGGACTGAGCATTGTCGGGAATCCTGACAATCCTAGCCGCTTTCCAATGCCATTAACCATCGAGACCCGCACAATCCCTCGTTTGGCACGAACGGTGCTTCGTATCGCGTAAACCATGCATTTCGCATCGGGGGGTACTTACGATGATCCGTCTTCTTTCCACTGCCGCAGCCCTGTCGCTGATCGTCGCGACGCCTGCACTGGCAACGCCTATCACCCTGGACGAGAGTAATGTCGGCGAGAGCTTCACGTTGTCTTATGGCGGTTTTTCCGACGACAGGACGATCGACGGTCTCGGTGCGGAGGCGACGTTCACGCTGACCGGCGTGACCGACCACAGCTTCACGTTCGACTATGCGGTGACCAACACCACCGCCAGCGGTCTGACCTCGCGCATTTCCAGCTTCGCCTTCAACACCGATCCGGACATCGCCCGCGCATCGAGCACGGGCGCGTTCAACTACACGCTGACGGATTCGAAATATCCGAACGGCATCGGCAACGTCGACGTCTGCTTCAAGGCGGCGCGCACCAATTCCTGCGCAGGTAACCGAGGCGGTGTGAGCGAAGGCAACACCGGCACCGGCAGCCTGACGCTGAACTTCGCCGACATCGTCGACACGATCTCGCTGAGCGATTTCTTCGTGCGCTACCAGTCGATCACCGGCGCGGGCCACGTGTCCTCGGCCAATGGCGCGGGTACGCCGACATCGACCTCGACTTCCACGACCAGCGGGACCACCGTTCCGGAACCCGGCATGCTCGGCTTGTTCGGCGCCGGCCTGCTCGGCCTCGGCCTCATGCGCCGCCGCCGCAAGCCGGCAGTCGCCTAGGCATCAACCAAAAATCGATAGGGGAAACGGCGCCGGGCTTTCGGCGCCGTTTCAGTTTGCGCGCTCGGCCTCGGCAAGGTGGCGCTTGATTTCCGCATTCCCGGGAGCGAGCCGCGCTGCCTTGCGCAGCAATTCCAGCGCCCTCGCACGGTCGCGTCCTGTTTCCAGCATCAGCATGGCGGCCGTGTCGAGGACGGCAGCGTCGTCGGGGGCGAGCCTGACCGCGCGAGCGGCGTAATCCAGCCCTTCCCCGGCCTTGCCCGTCCGGCCCAGCGCATAGGCGAGGTTGTTGAGAACCATGGCGTTCTTGCCATCCGTCATGGCGAGCACATCGCGATAGGCAGCCACCGCCTCGGTCCAGTCGCTATCCTGTAAGGCGCGGTCGGCAGCGGAAAGCCGCATCGCAAAGCGCTGTCCGCTCGGTAACGCCGCGCGCCCCGCGAAAGTCGCAGCTCGCCGATCGCCCGTGGCCCGCGCCGCGCGGGCCAGCAGGGCAAGCTCCGGTCCGCTCGCATCGCCGCGACCCGCCACGGGCTCGAGGGTTTTCAAGGCCCCTGCCCTGTCGCCCGCGTCATATTGCACCTGTGCCAGCAACAAGCGCACGTCGCGCTGTCCCGGATAGCGCCGCAGCAAAGGGACGAGCCGGGCGCGGGCGAGCTCGCCGAGGTCGAGCTGCTTCAGCGCCTTCGCGTAAAGCAGGTCGGCCTGCGGCATATCTGCCAGCTGTCCTTCACGCGATTGCAATATATCCCGCACCTCGTTCCACTTCTCGCGCTTGGCCGCGATAAGCGCTGCGAGATAAGCCGTGTCGAGCCGCTCGTCCTCACCGGCGAAACTTTCCAGTGCCGCAGCAGCTTCATCGAGCTTTCCCGTTTCCGCCAGCATCGCGACACGGCCGATATTGGCGGCCCGGTTGCCGGAATTCCTGGCGAGAGCCGCCTTGAACGCCGTCAGCGCGTCGGCGGGCCGCCCCTGAGCCGCGTGGATCTGTCCGTCCGCCAACAGGACGTCGAACGCATCTTCATCCTCGAGCTTGGCGCGCTCCACGAGGTCGCGCGCCTGCCGGCGATTGCCGCGGGCGAGTTCGAAGCGGGCGTATTCGGCGAGCAGGCGGGCTTTTGGTCCGCTGACGGTCGTCCCTTCGACGAAGCGAGCCTCCGCTTCGGCAACGTCACCCAGGGCCAGTTCCGCCAAGGCCTGTATCCGCTTGGCATCGGCCGTGGCCAATCCTTCGACCGCTTGCCATGCGCGCTCGGGCATGCCGCGGACCAGTTCCGCCTCGCCGATCATGATCCGCACCTGAGGATCGCGGGTGTCGAGCTGCCCGAGTGTCTGCAACGCCCCCTCCCCGTCGCCAAGCTCGAGCTGCGTGCGTGCGAGCAGCATCAGCAGCTCCGCATCGCCCGGCTTTTCCTTCAGCGCGGTGACGAGGTCGAGCTTGGCCGCAGCGAAGTCGCCTTGCGCCATCGCGTCCTCGGCGCGCTGGGCACGATCGGCGGGGCTGAGCGTGCAGCCTGCCAGCATAGCGGCAACAGCGAGCGGAGCGAGAAATTGAGTGCGTCGGTTCATGGCCCGCGAATACCGCAAACCGTCTAAGAAACGGTGAAGCTGGCATTTGCTGCGGCGCGCGGCTAAGCGGCGCGCCAACAGCTTTCGAAGACAGGAAAACGCCATGGGATTCCGCTGCGGGATCGTCGGCCTGCCCAATGTCGGCAAGTCGACCCTATTCAATGCCCTCACCGAAACGCAGGCCGCGCAGGCCGCGAACTATCCGTTCTGCACGATCGAGCCCAATGTCGGCCAGGTCGCAGTGCCTGACGAGCGGCTCGATGCGATTGCCGA
This sequence is a window from Alteriqipengyuania flavescens. Protein-coding genes within it:
- a CDS encoding helix-turn-helix transcriptional regulator, which encodes MHNQLKVLRAMRNWSQAELAGHLDVSRQAVNAIETGKHDPSLPLAFRIARLFEMPIEEIFNDQA
- a CDS encoding TraB/GumN family protein translates to MKNLYRKLATGVAVISLCIAPGAMAQENARVEANVAAETPTGPALWSVSDEDTTIYLLGTVHLLRPETEWFRPYIAEALAASDEVVTEVFASEVEAAGPVAMQKAMLPEGTTLRSLMNDEDRAEYEATLNALGVPVETFDPFEPWFVAINLQIAPLMAAGFDPMAGVETQIEARAPAAATRSALETAAFQIDMFDSLPMESQLEYLDYNIDNFAESVTGLDALVGEWIKGDDDGVNTLLVPGLVNETIAKAVLADRNANWAEWIEERLDRPGTVFIAVGAGHLVGGSSVQAQLGSLGLTAERLH
- a CDS encoding TraB/GumN family protein, with protein sequence MSFRAALSALLAALLLVGCGGAARDDERLSGSDGPALWEIRKDGALEGWLFGTIHALPDGTSWRTDRFDAAFDASDLLVLEITEYDSSFDRDEALQRLAITRGLPLPSQRLDKEDRPALRSAFAEAGLDEREFRNVESWAIALSLSSALSRADPANGIDRKLYGEARNRKDYPVVALEGAERQLGIFDRLPESAQLALLEGVAAEAEAESDEDGRVEHWRTGDLAKLEGEITSGYMAQPVLLAALLNDRNLDWMPRIATLLEAGPKPFIAVGAGHMLGDKALDRLLAEAGYEVVRIQ
- a CDS encoding 50S ribosomal protein L25/general stress protein Ctc — its product is MSDALTLPAETRDRAGKGASRALRREGRVPAVIYGGKEDATTIHLEEKELVRQLMTGHFMNSIVNIEVGGKPVRTIPKDVALHPVTDRPIHVDFLRLGKGAKIVVNVPVVFINEEASPGLKKGGVLNVVRHDLELDCEADKIPSEIEIDVTGKEVGDSIHISEVTLPDGATSAITDRDFTIATLVAPSALKRSEGEEGDDQTGEGMEAGETAATEQGPDDDAADEQEAKSE
- the pth gene encoding aminoacyl-tRNA hydrolase, which produces MQIWTGLGNPGEKYAMHRHNVGFMVCDVLAEMHGFGALQKKFSGWAQEGRIGGEKILLLKPATYMNESGRAVGEALRFYKLGPDALTVFHDELDLAPFKVKVKQGGGTAGHNGLRSIDQHIGRNFRRVRIGIGHPGHKDRVTGHVLGNYAKAEQDALVQMLGAIGAEAEWLARGDDPRFMSEIALRMQD
- a CDS encoding cistern family PEP-CTERM protein, with the protein product MIRLLSTAAALSLIVATPALATPITLDESNVGESFTLSYGGFSDDRTIDGLGAEATFTLTGVTDHSFTFDYAVTNTTASGLTSRISSFAFNTDPDIARASSTGAFNYTLTDSKYPNGIGNVDVCFKAARTNSCAGNRGGVSEGNTGTGSLTLNFADIVDTISLSDFFVRYQSITGAGHVSSANGAGTPTSTSTSTTSGTTVPEPGMLGLFGAGLLGLGLMRRRRKPAVA
- a CDS encoding tetratricopeptide repeat protein, which gives rise to MNRRTQFLAPLAVAAMLAGCTLSPADRAQRAEDAMAQGDFAAAKLDLVTALKEKPGDAELLMLLARTQLELGDGEGALQTLGQLDTRDPQVRIMIGEAELVRGMPERAWQAVEGLATADAKRIQALAELALGDVAEAEARFVEGTTVSGPKARLLAEYARFELARGNRRQARDLVERAKLEDEDAFDVLLADGQIHAAQGRPADALTAFKAALARNSGNRAANIGRVAMLAETGKLDEAAAALESFAGEDERLDTAYLAALIAAKREKWNEVRDILQSREGQLADMPQADLLYAKALKQLDLGELARARLVPLLRRYPGQRDVRLLLAQVQYDAGDRAGALKTLEPVAGRGDASGPELALLARAARATGDRRAATFAGRAALPSGQRFAMRLSAADRALQDSDWTEAVAAYRDVLAMTDGKNAMVLNNLAYALGRTGKAGEGLDYAARAVRLAPDDAAVLDTAAMLMLETGRDRARALELLRKAARLAPGNAEIKRHLAEAERAN